Proteins from a single region of Acidobacteriota bacterium:
- a CDS encoding pentapeptide repeat-containing protein translates to MADKEHLTVLIDALRSADIGIWNSWRAALAGSPDLRGADLRGADLRRADLRGALLGRADLRRASLLKADLRRAVLRKADLCGAVLRKADLRLADASAALLRRADLRRADLSGADLRSADLRWANLSGAVLETADLRWARLRGSIRAEASEADGASKADGAAAD, encoded by the coding sequence ATGGCGGACAAGGAACACCTCACGGTGCTGATCGACGCGCTCAGGAGCGCGGACATCGGGATCTGGAACTCCTGGCGCGCGGCACTCGCCGGGAGCCCCGACCTCAGGGGAGCGGACCTCAGGGGCGCGGACCTGCGCCGCGCCGACCTGAGGGGCGCACTCCTCGGGCGCGCCGACCTGCGCCGCGCCTCCCTTCTGAAAGCCGACCTGCGCCGGGCGGTCCTGCGCAAGGCGGACCTGTGCGGCGCCGTCCTGCGCAAGGCCGATCTCCGCCTGGCCGATGCGAGCGCCGCCCTCCTGCGCCGGGCCGACCTGCGCCGCGCCGACCTCTCCGGGGCCGACCTGCGGAGCGCGGACCTGCGGTGGGCCAACCTCTCGGGCGCCGTGCTGGAAACGGCCGACCTGCGCTGGGCCAGGCTGCGCGGGTCGATCCGGGCGGAAGCGTCCGAGGCGGACGGGGCGTCCAAGGCGGACGGGGCGGCCGCGGACTAG
- a CDS encoding protein kinase, translated as MAEIVGHYEILEKLGEGGMGLVYRARDTRLGREVALKLLPERLAVQPAYLQRFKREARAASSLNHPNICTIYEIGEHEGRPFIAMELLEGETVRQLLPHRPLEEDRILALGLEIADALEAAHSKGIIHRDLKPANIFVTRRGGVKILDFGLAKLAAAGEAPDPAAQGDEISPEYLSSPQVAIGTLPYMSPEQALSEELDGRSDLFSLGSVLYEMATGLPAFTGKSHPVLFQQILTRVPAPPNRLNPEISPRLADAICRLLEKDRELRYQTAADLRADFRRIRRDRELARAVPGAPPPPPAEPAPAASGPHRRPWALFRAQARPAGSAPRPETTGRPLPALLSRLRRPKTAALALLALLALALSALYLLPRPVYLPCIEFADFTGGSESVDADVVSFVLGRTLSQFPEISVLDGKEFGHLLRMERARRQSAGAASLLERLPWRERRLEPAVRVGGHVSDSLGQLEIRLDCRIRGRASVQVRRFRGVDDLLNQGIDELARYTLEAYAPAAAERRYRARPRAYRTAVELLSPRWDALRHYHRGARAWESFDMYSAERELRSALEIDPNLALAHLKLGEVRIFQNQWDAAQSEILAARRQSGALTEEDQLRVEAFLARVFGQPFDERVYLQRLIGLRPHKREYLYELAESYFHTADVDEAISRYQDALSLDADYARVYNHLAYCYSWKGEHARALEACRRYLELDRSANAYDSLGDAHMQAGEYERAREMKSRAIEMDPDIFYAIRNLAFIEMLTGRGDAALERLRSIAGATDDKVQMAQSYAALAYVHYRAGRAAEAREMCRRGLGLLGSVQYDAPHDELVWILGMIEIGRGDLAAARRALGQLRDILDSSSITAMNYKPAYKYWLYLNARILAEEGRRAEAAAAVNDLVWIRDKLGYWSTPYDCAFFFDLIGKIHERMGQEEEAEQAYLDSLSYNPRYAEARLHLAELLQRKGAAEAAQREMSLFWQQWRGAEEDDPLTVAALRASALMGLSRPDAGARR; from the coding sequence ATGGCCGAAATCGTTGGACACTACGAGATCCTGGAGAAGCTGGGGGAGGGGGGGATGGGCCTCGTCTACCGGGCCCGCGACACCCGCCTCGGCCGCGAGGTCGCCCTCAAGCTGCTGCCCGAGCGGCTGGCCGTCCAGCCGGCCTACCTGCAGCGCTTCAAGCGCGAGGCGCGCGCGGCCTCCTCGCTCAACCACCCCAATATCTGCACCATCTACGAAATCGGGGAGCACGAGGGGCGCCCCTTCATCGCCATGGAACTGCTCGAGGGGGAAACCGTGCGGCAGCTCCTCCCGCACAGGCCGCTCGAGGAGGACCGCATCCTCGCCCTCGGGCTCGAAATCGCCGACGCCCTGGAGGCGGCGCACTCGAAGGGCATCATCCACCGGGATCTCAAGCCCGCGAACATCTTCGTCACCCGCCGCGGCGGCGTCAAGATCCTCGATTTCGGCCTGGCCAAGCTGGCCGCGGCCGGCGAGGCCCCCGACCCCGCCGCGCAGGGGGACGAGATCTCGCCCGAGTACCTGAGCTCCCCGCAGGTGGCCATCGGCACCCTCCCCTACATGTCGCCCGAACAGGCGCTCTCGGAGGAACTCGACGGGCGCTCGGACCTCTTCTCGCTCGGCTCGGTCCTCTACGAGATGGCCACCGGCCTCCCGGCCTTCACCGGGAAGTCGCACCCCGTCCTCTTCCAGCAGATCCTGACCCGCGTCCCCGCCCCCCCGAACCGGCTCAACCCGGAGATTTCCCCGAGGCTTGCAGACGCCATCTGCCGCCTGCTCGAAAAGGACCGGGAGCTGCGCTACCAGACCGCGGCCGACCTGCGCGCCGATTTCAGGCGGATCCGGCGCGACCGCGAACTCGCCCGGGCGGTCCCCGGCGCCCCGCCCCCGCCCCCGGCCGAACCCGCCCCCGCCGCCTCCGGGCCGCACCGCCGTCCCTGGGCCCTCTTCCGGGCACAAGCCCGTCCCGCGGGGAGCGCGCCCCGTCCCGAAACGACGGGGCGCCCCCTCCCGGCCCTCCTCTCGCGCCTCCGCCGCCCGAAGACCGCCGCGCTCGCCCTCCTCGCCCTGCTGGCCCTGGCCCTTTCGGCCCTCTACCTCCTCCCCCGTCCGGTTTACCTCCCCTGCATCGAGTTCGCGGACTTCACGGGCGGCTCCGAATCGGTCGACGCCGATGTGGTGAGCTTCGTCCTCGGGCGCACCCTCTCCCAGTTCCCCGAGATCAGCGTGCTCGACGGCAAGGAATTCGGCCACCTCCTCCGGATGGAGCGGGCGCGCCGTCAAAGCGCCGGAGCCGCGTCCCTGCTCGAGCGCCTGCCGTGGCGCGAGCGGCGGCTGGAGCCCGCGGTGCGGGTCGGCGGGCACGTGAGCGACTCGCTGGGCCAGCTCGAGATCCGCCTCGACTGCCGCATCCGCGGCCGCGCGAGCGTCCAGGTCCGGCGTTTCCGGGGGGTCGACGACCTGCTCAACCAGGGGATCGACGAACTGGCGCGGTACACGCTCGAGGCCTACGCCCCCGCCGCGGCGGAGCGCCGCTACCGCGCCCGCCCCCGCGCCTACCGCACCGCGGTCGAGCTGCTCTCGCCGCGCTGGGACGCGCTGCGCCACTACCACCGCGGCGCGCGGGCCTGGGAGAGCTTCGACATGTACTCGGCCGAACGGGAGCTCCGCTCCGCGCTCGAGATCGACCCCAACCTGGCCCTGGCCCACCTCAAACTGGGCGAGGTCCGGATTTTCCAGAACCAGTGGGACGCGGCGCAGTCGGAAATCCTGGCCGCCCGGCGCCAGTCGGGGGCCCTGACCGAGGAGGACCAGCTGCGGGTGGAGGCCTTCCTGGCCCGTGTCTTCGGCCAGCCGTTCGACGAGCGCGTCTACCTGCAGCGCCTCATCGGGCTGCGCCCGCACAAGCGGGAGTACCTCTACGAACTGGCCGAGTCGTACTTCCACACCGCCGACGTCGACGAGGCGATCAGCCGCTACCAGGACGCGCTCAGCCTCGACGCCGATTACGCCCGCGTCTACAACCACCTGGCCTACTGCTACTCCTGGAAGGGGGAGCACGCCAGGGCGCTCGAGGCCTGCCGCCGTTACCTCGAGCTGGACCGGAGCGCCAACGCCTACGACAGCCTCGGGGACGCCCACATGCAGGCGGGGGAATACGAGCGCGCCCGGGAGATGAAATCGCGCGCCATCGAGATGGACCCCGACATCTTCTACGCCATCCGCAACCTCGCCTTCATCGAGATGCTGACCGGGCGCGGCGACGCCGCCCTGGAGCGGCTCCGGTCGATCGCCGGAGCCACCGACGACAAGGTGCAGATGGCGCAGTCGTACGCGGCGCTGGCCTACGTCCACTACCGCGCGGGGCGGGCGGCGGAGGCGCGCGAAATGTGCCGCCGCGGACTGGGGCTGCTCGGCTCGGTCCAGTACGACGCCCCCCACGACGAGCTGGTCTGGATCCTCGGCATGATCGAGATCGGCCGCGGCGACCTCGCGGCCGCGCGCCGCGCCCTGGGGCAGCTGCGCGATATCCTCGATTCCAGCTCCATCACCGCGATGAACTACAAGCCGGCCTACAAGTACTGGCTCTACCTGAACGCCCGCATCCTGGCCGAGGAGGGGCGCCGCGCCGAGGCCGCGGCCGCCGTCAACGACCTGGTCTGGATCCGGGACAAGCTCGGGTACTGGAGCACCCCGTACGACTGCGCCTTCTTCTTCGACCTGATCGGGAAGATCCACGAGCGGATGGGGCAGGAGGAGGAGGCCGAGCAGGCCTACCTCGACAGCCTCTCCTACAACCCCCGTTACGCCGAGGCCAGGCTGCACCTGGCCGAATTGCTGCAGCGCAAGGGGGCAGCGGAGGCGGCGCAGCGGGAGATGAGCCTGTTCTGGCAGCAGTGGCGGGGGGCGGAGGAAGACGACCCCCTCACCGTGGCCGCGCTCCGCGCCTCGGCCCTGATGGGGTTGTCGCGGCCGGACGCCGGAGCGCGGCGATGA
- a CDS encoding HAD family phosphatase: protein MIRAVLFDLDGVLFDTLGYHCRAWRRAFELRGGTIRDETVLRNEGRSSGDILPLLMRESGVEIPPGEREAFLEEKRRYFQAILEVRPFPGALRVVRELRERGYRLALVTGSDSRNVRLLLDDALRECFGAVVTGDGAGRTKPAPDPWLAAARALDVEPRECLVVENAPLGIEAARAAGMTCVAVRSTLGAKWLAAADLVVPEIGRVLDHPLLAPGARGPESSS, encoded by the coding sequence ATGATCCGGGCGGTCCTGTTCGACCTCGACGGGGTGCTGTTCGACACCCTCGGCTACCACTGCCGGGCGTGGCGCCGGGCGTTCGAGCTGCGCGGGGGGACGATCCGGGACGAGACCGTTCTCCGCAACGAAGGGCGCAGCTCGGGCGACATCCTCCCCCTCCTGATGCGGGAATCGGGGGTGGAGATCCCGCCCGGGGAGCGGGAGGCGTTCCTCGAGGAAAAGCGCCGCTACTTCCAGGCCATCCTGGAGGTCCGCCCCTTCCCGGGCGCCCTCCGGGTGGTGCGGGAGCTGCGGGAGCGCGGATACCGCCTCGCCCTGGTCACCGGCAGCGACTCGCGCAACGTCCGCCTCCTCCTGGACGACGCGCTGCGGGAGTGCTTCGGGGCCGTCGTCACCGGCGACGGGGCCGGGCGCACGAAACCCGCCCCCGACCCCTGGCTCGCCGCGGCCCGCGCGCTCGATGTCGAGCCCCGCGAGTGCCTCGTGGTGGAGAACGCGCCGCTGGGGATCGAGGCCGCCCGCGCCGCCGGGATGACGTGCGTCGCCGTGCGGAGCACCCTCGGGGCAAAGTGGCTGGCCGCCGCCGACCTGGTCGTCCCCGAGATCGGCCGTGTCCTGGACCACCCCCTCCTGGCGCCCGGGGCGCGCGGACCGGAATCTAGCTCTTGA
- a CDS encoding AAA family ATPase, with the protein MNGIILLDAALRPLAGDPESVRILAYPNPADRPEALDALIGDRILSILDAEQLAAEGSTVAQLQSGKRRYLCRAFQLATRWAQGVPDASVALLLERGLAAAPGGRDRRARGLADPFGFAPDPALYCLTRAHRDVLAALRTVLREGRGAAALLGQAGMGKTTLLAFLAGSLRRQCDFVHLSGPSRGSGQLARAVMGALGIEGGDCAAADAPGRLERELVRRALAGRRAAVIVDNAQELDGDALGRLVALAEPALGRQRLLTVILAGRPGLADRLAGRGEEAPGRRIGVYCRLTPMDAAETRGYVLHRLRLSGCAPGAFTPAALDLVALYSRGIPLSVNMLCRHSLSLAASIGLPAVDERIVEDSAYDLVLRSQALSPWDEGGGGGRSRAKPHLYVVKS; encoded by the coding sequence GTGAACGGTATCATCCTGCTCGACGCCGCCCTGCGGCCCCTGGCGGGCGACCCGGAATCGGTCAGGATCCTGGCCTACCCGAACCCGGCGGATCGTCCCGAGGCGCTCGACGCCCTGATCGGGGACCGGATCCTCTCGATCCTCGACGCGGAGCAACTTGCCGCCGAGGGCTCCACGGTGGCGCAGCTGCAGTCGGGGAAGCGCCGCTACCTCTGCCGCGCCTTCCAGCTCGCCACCCGCTGGGCGCAGGGCGTGCCCGACGCTTCCGTCGCCCTGCTCCTCGAGCGGGGGCTCGCGGCGGCGCCCGGCGGGCGCGACCGGCGCGCGCGGGGGCTCGCGGACCCCTTCGGCTTCGCCCCCGACCCCGCTCTCTACTGCCTCACGCGCGCGCACCGGGACGTGCTGGCCGCGCTCCGCACGGTCCTGCGCGAGGGGCGCGGCGCCGCCGCGCTCCTGGGACAGGCGGGAATGGGGAAGACGACGCTGCTGGCCTTCCTGGCGGGGAGCCTCCGGCGGCAGTGCGATTTCGTCCACCTCTCCGGCCCCTCGAGGGGGAGCGGGCAGCTGGCGCGGGCCGTCATGGGGGCCCTCGGGATCGAAGGGGGGGATTGCGCCGCCGCCGACGCCCCGGGGCGCCTCGAGCGGGAGCTCGTCCGGCGGGCCCTCGCGGGCCGGCGCGCGGCCGTCATCGTCGACAACGCCCAGGAACTGGACGGGGACGCGCTCGGACGCCTCGTAGCGCTGGCGGAGCCGGCGCTCGGGCGGCAGCGGCTGCTGACCGTGATCCTGGCCGGGAGGCCGGGGCTGGCCGACCGCCTCGCGGGGCGGGGGGAAGAGGCGCCCGGCCGGCGGATCGGCGTCTACTGCCGGCTGACGCCCATGGACGCGGCCGAGACGCGCGGGTACGTGCTCCACCGGCTCCGGCTTTCCGGCTGCGCCCCGGGGGCCTTCACCCCCGCGGCCCTCGACCTGGTGGCCCTGTATTCGCGCGGCATCCCGCTCAGCGTCAACATGCTCTGCCGCCACTCCCTGTCGCTGGCCGCCTCGATCGGCCTCCCGGCCGTGGACGAACGGATCGTGGAGGACTCGGCCTACGACCTGGTCCTGCGCTCGCAGGCGCTCTCCCCCTGGGACGAGGGGGGGGGCGGGGGCCGCTCCCGCGCGAAACCCCACCTTTACGTGGTCAAGAGCTAG
- a CDS encoding transketolase, translating into MKKKPPLAAALPDRAAVLEDYRTAWLGRFLSIVARQEVFSGKAKFGIFGDGKEAAQVALARAFRPGDFRSGYYRDQALMLALGLVTPEQFFAQLYAHADPDAEPWFGGRHMTGHYATRLLDADGRWRHQLEGVNSSADLSPTAAQMPRLVGLALASKLYRRRPDLGAGRWSDGGNEIAFGTIGNASCAEGAFWESINAVAVMQAPMLLAIWDDGYGISVPNELQLAKSDISIILEGFRESAGAADCAGCGIRIFRVCGWDYAALYRTFQEAAAAVRRDHVPGIVHVTELTQPHGHSTSGSQERYKPPERLKWEREHDCLLRMRAWLISGAFATPEELNAIEGEEKAHALDARDRAWSAYRAPLDAERDRLLGLLEAAAGEAADPGAFELAARRLREAPHPLRRDLLAAAAEAQLLGGEDPALTSWIAGQKKAAAERYGSHLYSESARSPLRVTPVPARYSEQSPVRQGFEILNACFDAAFERHPELVAMGEDVGRLGDVNQGFAGLQAKYGADRVMDTGIREATIIGQAIGLALRGFRPIAEIQYLDYIHYALEVLSDDLASLRWRTRGGQKAPVIIRTRGHRLEGIWHSGSPMAGILNLVRGIHVCVPRDATQAAGFYNTLFRSDDPALVVEVLNGYRLRAPLPDNIGEFSLPLGVPETVRPGRDVTIATYGACCAIALEAAGLLARAGIEAEVVDVRTLLPFDTEGRLVESLRRTHRILFVDEDVPGGATAYMMQKVIEQQGGFDWLLAPPRTLPAREHRPAAGGDGDYFSKPNREEIVEAVRDLVRYT; encoded by the coding sequence ATGAAGAAAAAACCGCCGCTTGCCGCCGCACTCCCGGACCGGGCCGCCGTCCTCGAGGACTACCGCACCGCGTGGCTCGGCCGTTTCCTCAGCATCGTCGCCCGCCAGGAGGTCTTTTCGGGGAAGGCCAAGTTCGGCATCTTCGGCGACGGCAAGGAAGCGGCGCAGGTCGCCCTGGCCCGCGCCTTCCGCCCCGGCGATTTCCGGTCGGGCTATTACCGGGACCAGGCGCTGATGCTGGCCCTCGGGCTGGTCACCCCGGAGCAGTTCTTCGCGCAGCTCTACGCCCACGCCGACCCCGACGCCGAGCCCTGGTTCGGCGGGCGCCACATGACGGGGCATTACGCCACGCGGCTGCTCGACGCGGACGGCCGGTGGCGCCACCAGCTCGAGGGGGTGAACTCCTCGGCCGACCTCTCGCCGACGGCGGCGCAGATGCCGCGCCTGGTCGGGCTCGCCCTGGCCTCCAAGCTCTACCGCCGGCGGCCGGACCTGGGCGCCGGGCGCTGGAGCGACGGCGGCAACGAGATCGCCTTCGGCACCATCGGCAACGCCTCCTGCGCGGAAGGGGCTTTCTGGGAATCGATCAACGCCGTCGCCGTCATGCAGGCGCCGATGCTCCTGGCGATCTGGGACGACGGCTACGGCATCTCGGTCCCCAACGAGCTGCAGCTCGCCAAGAGCGACATCTCGATCATCCTCGAGGGCTTCCGCGAAAGCGCCGGCGCGGCCGATTGCGCCGGCTGCGGGATCCGCATCTTCCGCGTGTGCGGGTGGGACTACGCGGCGCTCTACCGCACCTTCCAGGAGGCCGCCGCGGCGGTGCGGCGCGACCACGTGCCCGGCATCGTCCATGTCACCGAACTGACGCAGCCGCACGGGCATTCCACCTCAGGGAGCCAGGAGCGCTACAAGCCCCCCGAGCGCCTCAAGTGGGAGCGGGAGCACGACTGCCTCCTCAGGATGCGCGCGTGGCTGATCTCCGGGGCGTTCGCGACCCCGGAGGAGCTCAACGCCATCGAGGGGGAGGAAAAGGCGCACGCGCTCGACGCGCGCGACCGCGCCTGGAGCGCCTACCGCGCCCCGCTCGACGCCGAGCGCGACCGGCTCCTGGGGCTGCTCGAGGCCGCGGCCGGGGAAGCCGCCGACCCCGGCGCGTTCGAACTCGCCGCGCGCCGGCTCCGGGAGGCCCCGCACCCGCTGCGGCGGGATCTTCTGGCCGCCGCGGCCGAGGCGCAGCTCCTCGGGGGGGAAGACCCCGCCCTCACGAGCTGGATCGCCGGGCAGAAGAAAGCGGCCGCGGAACGCTACGGGTCGCACCTCTACAGCGAATCGGCCCGCTCCCCCCTCCGCGTCACGCCGGTCCCCGCCCGCTATTCGGAACAATCCCCCGTCCGGCAGGGGTTCGAGATCCTCAACGCCTGCTTCGACGCCGCCTTCGAGCGCCACCCCGAACTCGTGGCCATGGGGGAGGACGTGGGACGGCTGGGGGACGTCAACCAGGGGTTTGCGGGGCTGCAGGCGAAGTACGGGGCCGACCGGGTCATGGACACCGGGATCCGCGAGGCCACCATCATCGGCCAGGCGATCGGCCTGGCGCTGCGCGGCTTCCGCCCGATCGCCGAAATCCAGTACCTGGACTACATCCACTACGCCCTCGAGGTGCTGTCGGACGACCTGGCCTCGCTCCGCTGGCGCACCCGCGGCGGGCAGAAGGCGCCCGTCATCATCCGCACCCGCGGGCACCGGCTGGAGGGGATCTGGCACTCCGGCTCCCCCATGGCGGGGATCCTCAACCTCGTCCGGGGGATCCATGTCTGCGTCCCCCGCGACGCCACCCAGGCCGCCGGCTTCTACAACACCCTCTTCCGGTCGGACGACCCGGCGCTGGTGGTGGAGGTGCTCAACGGCTACCGGCTGCGGGCGCCGCTCCCCGACAACATCGGGGAGTTTTCCCTCCCGCTGGGGGTGCCCGAGACCGTGCGCCCGGGGCGCGACGTGACGATCGCCACCTACGGCGCCTGCTGCGCCATCGCGCTCGAGGCGGCCGGACTGCTCGCGCGGGCGGGGATCGAGGCGGAGGTCGTCGACGTCCGCACCCTGCTCCCCTTCGACACCGAAGGGAGGCTCGTCGAGTCGCTCCGGCGCACCCACCGCATCCTCTTCGTCGACGAGGACGTCCCGGGCGGGGCCACCGCCTACATGATGCAGAAGGTGATCGAACAGCAGGGGGGGTTCGACTGGCTCCTGGCCCCGCCGCGCACCCTGCCGGCCCGGGAGCACCGCCCCGCGGCCGGGGGGGACGGCGATTACTTCAGCAAGCCGAACCGGGAGGAGATCGTCGAGGCGGTGCGGGACCTGGTGCGCTACACCTAG
- a CDS encoding HAD family phosphatase: protein MRGLDTVLFDWDGTLVHSERVCYEAFSRSMEHFGVPFSEEIYARHFTPDWRRMYRELGLPESRWAEAEELWTRHYGERVPELRAGAENVMRALGERGVLLGVVSSGSRARVKGEIAAHGFSGSFGAVVCGEDVRLPKPHPEGVLRALGQLQKDPRRSCYVGDHPVDMETGRRAGVRVFGIRSGFPAPGLGEAADRLLGSLDELLLFTEN, encoded by the coding sequence GTGAGGGGGCTCGACACGGTCCTGTTCGACTGGGACGGGACGCTGGTCCATTCGGAGCGCGTCTGCTACGAGGCCTTCAGCCGGAGCATGGAGCATTTCGGCGTCCCCTTCAGCGAGGAGATCTACGCCCGGCACTTCACCCCCGACTGGAGGAGGATGTACCGCGAGCTGGGCCTCCCCGAGAGCCGGTGGGCGGAGGCGGAGGAGCTCTGGACCCGCCACTACGGGGAGCGGGTGCCCGAACTGCGCGCCGGGGCGGAGAACGTGATGCGCGCGCTCGGGGAGCGCGGGGTCCTCCTCGGGGTGGTCTCGAGCGGCTCCCGCGCCCGGGTGAAGGGCGAGATCGCCGCCCACGGTTTCTCCGGCTCCTTCGGCGCCGTCGTCTGCGGCGAGGACGTGCGCCTTCCCAAGCCCCACCCGGAGGGGGTGCTCAGGGCGCTCGGGCAGCTGCAGAAGGACCCTCGGCGCTCCTGCTACGTCGGGGACCACCCGGTCGACATGGAGACGGGGCGCCGGGCGGGGGTGCGCGTCTTCGGGATCCGGAGCGGTTTTCCCGCCCCCGGCCTCGGGGAGGCGGCCGACCGTCTCCTCGGCTCGCTCGACGAACTCCTGCTCTTCACCGAAAACTAG
- the elbB gene encoding isoprenoid biosynthesis glyoxalase ElbB, with protein sequence MKRKTVGVLLSGCGVQDGSEIHEATLTLYFLDKMGADILCMAPGKNQADVVNHVTGSPVEETRNCLTEAARIARGKIRDVKTVMTDDIDALVIPGGFGAAKNLCTFAVDGADCLVDDDVAALLRELARAGKPIGALCIAPTILAALFGRELSPTLTIGMDGATAGALEEMGAKHKKAQATDIVVDEKNRIVTTPCYMMAQGIAEVGAGAEKLVARILEMIA encoded by the coding sequence ATGAAAAGGAAAACGGTGGGAGTGCTGCTGTCCGGATGCGGGGTGCAGGACGGGAGCGAGATCCACGAGGCGACGCTCACGCTCTACTTTCTCGACAAGATGGGGGCCGACATCCTCTGCATGGCGCCGGGCAAGAACCAGGCCGACGTGGTGAACCACGTCACCGGCTCCCCCGTGGAGGAGACGCGCAACTGCCTGACGGAGGCGGCCCGGATCGCGCGGGGAAAGATCCGCGACGTGAAGACGGTGATGACGGACGACATCGACGCCCTCGTCATCCCGGGCGGGTTCGGCGCGGCCAAGAACCTCTGCACCTTCGCCGTCGACGGGGCCGACTGTCTCGTCGACGATGACGTGGCGGCGCTCTTGCGCGAACTGGCCCGGGCGGGCAAGCCGATCGGCGCCCTCTGCATCGCCCCCACCATCCTCGCCGCGCTTTTCGGGCGCGAACTCTCCCCGACGCTGACCATCGGGATGGACGGGGCCACCGCCGGGGCGCTCGAGGAGATGGGGGCGAAGCACAAAAAGGCGCAGGCGACCGACATCGTCGTCGACGAAAAGAACCGGATCGTGACCACCCCCTGCTACATGATGGCCCAGGGGATCGCCGAGGTGGGTGCGGGAGCCGAAAAACTCGTGGCCCGGATCCTCGAAATGATCGCGTGA
- a CDS encoding M23 family metallopeptidase yields MRLRILAPLLPLLLLMHPPVPASGQPLAISAAGPLTPGEVVLLRIGTRLDSLEIRAFGRSFPAFPVDGAWNALVGVDLGTKPGTYTLRLEGTLPGGEKITGADTLTVRGKSFPTRHLKVEPKYVTPPAAVLARIERESAEVEAVFGALSPARLWSGPFAKPVPGALISEFGKRTVYNGQPRKPHTGVDLRGAAGTPVAAPNAGRVALAQDLYYSGLTVILDHGLGACSYLAHLSEMSVQAGDVVKKGEIVGKVGATGRVTGPHLHWTVTLSGARVDPLSLIDVTR; encoded by the coding sequence ATGCGCTTACGAATCCTCGCCCCCTTGCTCCCGCTCCTGCTTCTGATGCACCCCCCCGTGCCGGCCTCCGGGCAGCCGCTCGCGATCTCCGCGGCGGGTCCGCTCACCCCCGGGGAGGTCGTGCTCCTCAGGATCGGGACCCGGCTCGACTCGCTCGAGATCCGCGCCTTCGGCCGCTCCTTCCCCGCCTTCCCCGTCGACGGGGCCTGGAACGCCCTCGTGGGGGTCGACCTCGGCACGAAGCCGGGGACCTACACCCTGCGGCTCGAGGGGACGCTGCCGGGGGGCGAAAAGATCACGGGCGCCGACACCCTCACCGTGCGCGGGAAGAGCTTCCCCACCCGCCATCTCAAGGTCGAGCCGAAATACGTGACCCCGCCTGCAGCCGTGCTCGCCCGGATCGAGCGCGAGAGCGCCGAGGTGGAGGCCGTCTTCGGCGCCCTCTCCCCCGCGCGCCTCTGGAGCGGCCCCTTCGCCAAGCCGGTCCCGGGCGCGCTGATCAGCGAGTTCGGCAAGCGCACGGTCTACAACGGCCAGCCGCGCAAGCCCCACACCGGGGTCGACCTGCGCGGCGCCGCCGGCACCCCCGTCGCCGCCCCCAACGCCGGCCGGGTGGCGCTGGCCCAGGACCTCTACTACTCCGGCCTCACCGTGATCCTCGACCACGGCCTGGGCGCCTGCTCCTACCTGGCCCACCTCTCGGAGATGTCGGTCCAGGCCGGGGACGTCGTCAAGAAGGGGGAGATCGTCGGAAAGGTGGGCGCGACCGGCCGCGTGACCGGCCCCCACCTGCACTGGACCGTCACCCTCTCCGGCGCCCGCGTCGACCCGCTGTCGCTGATAGATGTGACGAGGTAG